A single genomic interval of Alistipes provencensis harbors:
- a CDS encoding glycosyltransferase family 2 protein, with protein MTVTAILFWACALLVVYTYVGYGVLLAALVKLREALCPAKRHPVPAETVEATLLIAAYNEQEIVAEKMENCRALKYPAGKLRIAWVTDGSTDRTPELLAAYPGVTVLHDARRGGKTAALNRALEYIHTPIVIFTDANTMLNPEAVEEIVRCFDDPKVGCVAGEKRVAAAEGSGAAATEGAYWKYESKLKELDYRLYSAVGAAGELFAVRRELWRTMPEDTLLDDFICSMLIAADGYKIAYCKEAYALETPSADMVEEGKRKRRIAAGGLQSVWRLRKLLNPFRYGVLWFQYVSHRVLRWTVTPVALAALVPLNIALLWSGHPRLYAVILALQGLFYLTAAAGWMRERRGRQGGVLSVPYYFLFMNLNVFRGAWYLITHRGRGAWEKARRA; from the coding sequence ATGACTGTCACAGCAATCCTTTTCTGGGCCTGCGCGCTGTTGGTCGTCTACACCTATGTCGGGTACGGCGTCCTGCTGGCCGCACTGGTGAAGCTCCGCGAGGCCCTGTGTCCCGCCAAACGGCATCCCGTTCCGGCCGAAACGGTCGAAGCGACGCTGCTGATCGCCGCCTACAACGAGCAGGAGATCGTGGCGGAGAAGATGGAGAACTGCCGGGCGCTGAAATACCCCGCCGGAAAACTCCGTATCGCTTGGGTGACCGACGGCTCGACCGACCGCACGCCCGAACTGCTGGCGGCTTACCCCGGGGTCACGGTACTCCACGACGCCCGTCGCGGAGGCAAGACCGCCGCCCTGAACCGGGCGCTGGAGTACATCCACACCCCGATCGTAATCTTCACCGACGCCAACACGATGCTCAATCCCGAGGCCGTGGAGGAGATCGTGCGCTGTTTCGACGACCCGAAGGTCGGGTGCGTCGCGGGCGAGAAGCGCGTGGCCGCCGCGGAGGGCTCGGGAGCCGCCGCGACCGAAGGGGCCTACTGGAAATACGAGTCGAAGCTCAAGGAGCTCGACTACCGCCTCTACTCGGCCGTGGGAGCCGCCGGAGAGCTGTTCGCCGTGCGGCGCGAACTGTGGCGGACGATGCCCGAGGACACGCTGCTCGACGATTTCATCTGTTCGATGCTCATCGCCGCCGACGGCTACAAGATCGCCTACTGCAAGGAGGCATACGCGCTGGAAACGCCTTCGGCCGACATGGTCGAGGAGGGCAAGCGCAAACGCCGCATCGCGGCGGGCGGACTGCAATCCGTCTGGCGCCTGCGCAAACTGCTGAACCCGTTCCGCTACGGAGTGCTGTGGTTCCAGTACGTCTCGCACCGCGTGCTGCGGTGGACCGTCACTCCCGTGGCGCTTGCGGCGCTCGTGCCGCTCAACATCGCCCTGTTATGGTCGGGCCATCCGCGGCTCTACGCCGTGATTCTGGCCCTGCAGGGGCTCTTCTACCTCACGGCCGCCGCCGGTTGGATGCGCGAACGCCGCGGACGGCAGGGAGGCGTGCTTTCGGTGCCTTATTATTTCCTTTTCATGAACCTCAACGTTTTCCGCGGGGCATGGTACCTGATTACCCACCGGGGACGCGGAGCATGGGAAAAGGCCCGGCGCGCCTGA
- a CDS encoding glycosyltransferase family 32 protein, producing the protein MIPKQIHLCWLSGDPYPAKIEKCLASWKKFLPDYEVVLWDTKRFDLDAVPWVKQAFEAKKYAFAADYIRFHALYNYGGIYLDSDVEVLRSFDPLLDLPYFAGAETAGTIEAAVLGAEKGCDWIKQCLDYYEGRSFIREDGSYDIRMLPEIMQEQIPKLKPIMKVEGGLEPLKRRDLDEAVYILPREYFSPKVFDSRKVELTPDTYAIHHYQNSWFSPKAFAYYRVRTFFVNLFGYRFVRGVERLIRRK; encoded by the coding sequence ATGATCCCCAAGCAAATCCACCTCTGCTGGCTGAGCGGAGACCCCTACCCGGCCAAGATCGAGAAGTGTCTCGCAAGCTGGAAAAAGTTCCTGCCCGACTACGAGGTCGTGCTCTGGGACACGAAACGTTTCGATCTGGATGCAGTACCGTGGGTGAAACAGGCTTTCGAGGCCAAAAAATATGCCTTTGCCGCCGACTACATCCGCTTCCACGCCCTCTACAACTACGGGGGCATCTACCTCGACTCGGACGTCGAGGTGCTCCGGAGCTTCGACCCGCTGCTGGACCTGCCCTACTTCGCGGGGGCCGAGACCGCCGGGACGATCGAGGCCGCCGTGCTGGGCGCCGAGAAGGGGTGCGACTGGATCAAGCAGTGCCTCGACTACTACGAGGGGCGCAGTTTCATCCGCGAGGACGGGTCGTACGACATCCGGATGCTGCCCGAGATCATGCAGGAGCAGATTCCGAAGCTGAAACCCATCATGAAGGTGGAGGGAGGTCTCGAGCCCCTGAAGCGCAGGGACCTCGACGAAGCGGTCTACATCCTGCCGCGGGAGTATTTCTCGCCGAAGGTCTTCGACTCGCGCAAGGTCGAACTCACGCCCGACACCTACGCCATCCACCACTACCAGAATTCGTGGTTCTCGCCCAAGGCCTTCGCCTACTACCGGGTCAGGACCTTTTTCGTCAACCTCTTCGGATACCGCTTCGTGCGGGGTGTCGAACGGCTCATCCGCCGCAAATAA
- a CDS encoding LruC domain-containing protein, with protein MKRIILAVCGAVVFAGCVDRISDVKGPGTPEAPLETKSLAVPASFDWKTTGAVECDVTAAVPAVVSVAFASGEEPFASFAVGDDAEKVVLDIPASTGSLYVSYRKADGSQVGKTVAVSNGKISFAIGADAAPAAMTRGGGNDYDKVIYVPAIRGGWGTLMFEDLWPAYGDYDFNDFVLNYKIQLYANNKNMVRWMQIGVRVKAIGGTLPYTPHLRMKGVKGGEIAEIEDLSREAGYGGMNVPDDAELVQLNPGNNVKDPAVLEFRGISTKKHAPVGSAYLNTERGQEMADDDLITVVYFIELRNSVAQSGLTFDSFDFFLSDADGKEIHFGGVEPTAAGMAVYERESKNANTVKAPTFYYSNDRMVWAINIPENIPHAYEDIDFLKAYPDFAEWVQSGGNAAKDWYEHGEKANLVSRK; from the coding sequence ATGAAAAGAATCATTCTGGCCGTTTGCGGAGCGGTCGTTTTCGCAGGATGCGTCGACCGCATTTCGGATGTAAAGGGGCCCGGAACTCCGGAGGCACCTTTGGAAACTAAAAGTCTTGCGGTCCCCGCCTCTTTCGACTGGAAGACCACGGGTGCTGTCGAATGTGACGTCACCGCTGCGGTTCCGGCCGTGGTTTCCGTGGCGTTCGCTTCCGGCGAGGAGCCTTTCGCTTCGTTCGCCGTCGGCGACGATGCCGAAAAGGTCGTGCTCGACATTCCCGCGTCGACCGGTTCGCTCTATGTCAGCTACCGAAAGGCCGACGGCAGTCAGGTTGGAAAAACCGTCGCTGTGTCGAACGGCAAAATATCGTTCGCTATCGGGGCCGATGCGGCTCCGGCAGCCATGACCCGCGGCGGCGGCAACGACTATGACAAGGTGATTTATGTGCCGGCCATCCGGGGCGGCTGGGGAACGCTGATGTTCGAGGACCTTTGGCCCGCTTACGGCGACTACGACTTCAACGATTTCGTCCTGAACTACAAGATACAGCTCTACGCCAACAACAAGAACATGGTTCGGTGGATGCAGATCGGCGTGCGCGTGAAGGCCATCGGCGGCACGCTTCCCTATACGCCTCATCTGCGGATGAAGGGCGTCAAGGGCGGTGAGATCGCGGAGATCGAGGACCTGTCGCGGGAAGCGGGCTACGGAGGCATGAATGTCCCTGACGATGCGGAACTTGTCCAGCTCAATCCCGGCAACAATGTCAAGGATCCCGCGGTGCTGGAGTTCCGGGGAATCAGTACGAAGAAACACGCTCCCGTGGGTTCGGCCTACCTCAATACGGAACGCGGACAGGAGATGGCGGACGACGATCTGATCACGGTGGTCTATTTCATCGAACTCCGCAATTCGGTGGCGCAGTCCGGGCTGACGTTCGACTCGTTCGATTTCTTCCTGTCCGATGCTGACGGCAAGGAGATCCACTTCGGCGGTGTGGAGCCTACTGCGGCGGGCATGGCGGTTTACGAGCGCGAGAGCAAGAATGCCAATACGGTCAAGGCTCCGACGTTCTACTATTCGAACGACCGGATGGTCTGGGCGATCAATATTCCCGAAAATATCCCCCATGCCTATGAGGAT
- a CDS encoding hybrid sensor histidine kinase/response regulator, whose product MKNIAIKPEDYTILAVDDIATNIMLLKAVLSRAKYKIVTASGGFEALEKVAEVNPDLILLDIMMPDLDGYEVLKRLKADPAHEDIPVIFLTALHNPEDIVKGFKFGASDYISKPFNHEELITRVAHHIYLAAAQRTILQQRDELQATVEARDKMYSVIAHDLRSPIGTLKMVFNMLSINLTADQIGEDSFEMISMGNNITESTFMLLDNLLKWTKSQIGRMNTVFQEVDISEVVLFASKMSDVVAQVKNIEVEYEIPGPITVSCDVDMVKTIMRNLMSNAIKYSQEGGKIVVAVSETPTHAAISVRDNGIGIKEEDIPKLLNPETHYTTYGTKNEEGSGLGLQLVQDLTHRNGGSLTIESKEGEGSTFTFTIAKEQPKQEPGKDEATA is encoded by the coding sequence ATGAAAAACATCGCCATAAAGCCCGAAGACTACACCATTCTGGCTGTCGACGACATCGCCACGAACATCATGCTGCTGAAAGCCGTGCTGAGCCGTGCGAAGTACAAGATCGTCACCGCTTCGGGCGGGTTCGAAGCGCTGGAAAAGGTCGCGGAGGTCAACCCCGACCTGATCCTGCTGGACATCATGATGCCCGATCTGGACGGGTACGAGGTGCTGAAACGGCTCAAGGCGGACCCGGCGCACGAGGATATCCCGGTGATTTTCCTCACGGCACTGCACAACCCCGAGGACATCGTCAAGGGATTCAAATTCGGGGCCAGCGACTACATCTCCAAGCCGTTCAACCACGAAGAACTCATCACCCGCGTGGCACACCACATCTATCTGGCCGCCGCGCAGCGAACGATCCTCCAGCAGCGCGACGAACTGCAGGCGACGGTCGAAGCCCGCGACAAGATGTATTCGGTGATCGCCCACGACCTCCGGTCGCCGATCGGAACGTTGAAGATGGTTTTCAACATGCTCTCGATCAACCTGACGGCCGACCAGATCGGCGAGGACAGTTTCGAGATGATTTCCATGGGCAACAACATCACCGAAAGCACCTTCATGCTGCTGGACAACCTGCTGAAATGGACCAAGAGCCAGATCGGACGCATGAACACGGTGTTCCAAGAGGTAGACATTTCGGAGGTGGTGCTTTTCGCCAGCAAGATGTCCGACGTGGTGGCGCAGGTGAAGAACATCGAGGTCGAATACGAGATTCCGGGGCCTATCACGGTCAGTTGCGACGTGGACATGGTCAAGACGATCATGCGCAATCTGATGTCCAACGCCATCAAGTACAGTCAGGAGGGCGGGAAGATCGTTGTAGCGGTCAGCGAAACGCCGACGCATGCTGCGATTTCCGTGCGCGACAACGGCATCGGCATCAAGGAGGAGGACATTCCCAAACTGCTCAACCCCGAGACCCACTACACCACCTACGGCACGAAGAACGAAGAGGGGTCGGGACTGGGACTGCAACTGGTGCAGGACCTCACGCACCGCAACGGCGGCTCCCTGACCATCGAGTCGAAAGAGGGCGAGGGTTCAACCTTCACCTTCACCATTGCCAAGGAACAGCCCAAACAGGAGCCCGGCAAAGACGAAGCTACCGCCTGA
- a CDS encoding UDP-glucuronic acid decarboxylase family protein — protein MKRILISGGAGFIGSHLCERLLAEGNDVICLDNYFTGHKSNIRHLLPHPNFEVIRHDIIYPYMAEVEEIYNLACPASPIYYQHDPIKTTQTSVIGAINMLGMAKYNRAKILQASTSEVYGDPLIHPQREDYWGHVNPLGIRSCYDEGKRCAESLFMSYYREHGIPVKIIRIFNTYGPKMDINDGRVVSNFIVQALRGDNITIYGDGEQTRSFQYIDDMVEGMMRMMNNTPDDFTGPVNIGNPNEFTIAELAREVISLTGSKSKIVHLPLPADDPQQRQPDISLARNMLDGWEPKIQLRDGLLKTIAYFEGVLSRGGIRR, from the coding sequence ATGAAGCGAATATTAATATCGGGCGGCGCCGGATTCATCGGCTCGCACCTGTGTGAAAGACTCTTGGCGGAGGGTAACGACGTCATCTGTCTCGACAATTATTTCACCGGGCACAAAAGCAATATCCGGCACCTGCTGCCGCACCCCAACTTCGAGGTGATCCGCCACGACATCATCTACCCGTATATGGCCGAAGTCGAGGAGATTTACAACCTCGCCTGTCCCGCGTCGCCGATCTACTACCAGCACGACCCGATCAAAACCACCCAGACGTCGGTGATCGGAGCCATCAACATGCTGGGCATGGCCAAATACAACCGGGCCAAAATCCTTCAGGCTTCGACCTCGGAGGTCTACGGCGACCCGTTGATCCATCCCCAGCGCGAGGATTACTGGGGCCACGTCAACCCGCTGGGCATCCGCTCGTGCTACGACGAGGGCAAGCGCTGCGCCGAATCGCTCTTCATGAGCTACTACCGCGAACACGGCATTCCCGTAAAGATCATCCGCATCTTCAACACCTACGGCCCGAAAATGGACATCAACGACGGCCGCGTAGTTTCGAATTTCATCGTTCAGGCGCTCCGCGGCGACAACATCACGATCTACGGCGACGGCGAGCAGACCCGCTCGTTCCAGTACATCGACGACATGGTCGAAGGGATGATGCGCATGATGAACAACACGCCCGACGACTTCACCGGACCGGTAAACATCGGCAACCCGAACGAATTCACCATCGCCGAACTGGCCCGCGAAGTGATCTCGCTGACGGGTTCGAAATCGAAGATCGTACACCTGCCCCTGCCGGCCGACGACCCCCAGCAGCGGCAGCCCGACATCTCGCTCGCCCGCAACATGCTCGACGGCTGGGAGCCGAAAATCCAGCTCCGGGACGGTCTTTTAAAGACGATCGCCTACTTCGAGGGGGTACTTTCGCGGGGCGGAATCCGTCGCTGA
- a CDS encoding glycosyltransferase family protein, which produces MKGLFIVFHGFSAHSGISKKIFAQCEALRQNDVDIALCHMEIDSDGTQRRMAGDAVIRTFGSGLRAKLLKRISYADITDYIRREGVRFLYIRHDLNANPLLVAWLRRVRRLGVRIALEIPTYPYDAEFREAGRKEKLQLQIDRMFRRSLARQVDRIVTFSDDGEIFGQKTIRISNGIDFSTIPLKTEVHAIAREVRLLALANIHPWHGFDRVIEGLKAYYAAPHDRIVKLRIVGDGMPGLIDGYARSIAACGLGEYVEITGPRSGAALDAEFAWCDMGVASLARHRNGIESLKSLKNREYAARGIPFIYSERDSDFDAMPYVLKAPADDTPLDIAALVSWLDAADRTPEHIRTTIEGRLSWERQMQKVMTEMKTLIP; this is translated from the coding sequence ATGAAGGGACTGTTCATCGTATTTCACGGATTCTCGGCCCACAGCGGCATCTCGAAGAAGATCTTCGCCCAGTGCGAAGCCCTCCGCCAGAACGACGTAGACATCGCGCTGTGTCATATGGAAATCGACTCCGACGGCACGCAGCGCCGCATGGCGGGCGACGCCGTGATACGCACTTTCGGGAGCGGGCTCCGCGCCAAGCTGCTCAAGCGCATCTCCTACGCCGACATCACCGACTACATCCGCCGCGAGGGAGTTCGGTTCCTCTACATCCGCCACGACCTGAACGCCAATCCGCTGCTCGTCGCGTGGCTGCGCCGCGTGCGGCGGCTCGGGGTGCGCATCGCCCTCGAAATCCCCACCTACCCCTACGATGCGGAGTTCCGCGAGGCCGGACGGAAGGAAAAACTCCAGTTACAGATCGACCGGATGTTCCGCCGCAGTCTGGCCCGGCAGGTCGACCGCATCGTCACCTTTTCCGACGACGGGGAGATTTTCGGGCAAAAGACCATCCGCATCTCCAACGGCATTGATTTCAGCACGATACCCCTCAAGACCGAGGTGCACGCCATCGCCCGCGAGGTGCGGCTGCTGGCCTTGGCCAACATCCATCCGTGGCACGGTTTCGACCGCGTGATCGAGGGGCTGAAAGCCTATTATGCCGCGCCGCACGACCGCATCGTGAAACTGCGCATCGTGGGCGACGGCATGCCCGGCCTGATCGACGGCTACGCCCGCAGCATCGCGGCCTGCGGGCTCGGCGAATACGTCGAAATCACGGGACCCCGTTCGGGCGCGGCGCTCGACGCCGAGTTCGCATGGTGCGACATGGGCGTGGCGAGCCTCGCCCGCCACCGCAACGGCATCGAGAGCCTCAAAAGCCTCAAGAACCGCGAGTATGCCGCGCGGGGCATTCCGTTCATCTACTCCGAGCGGGACAGCGACTTCGACGCCATGCCCTATGTCCTGAAAGCCCCCGCCGACGACACGCCGCTCGACATCGCCGCCCTCGTGAGCTGGCTCGACGCCGCGGACCGCACCCCGGAGCACATCCGCACGACGATCGAGGGACGGCTCTCGTGGGAGCGGCAGATGCAGAAGGTAATGACCGAAATGAAAACCCTGATACCATGA
- a CDS encoding lipopolysaccharide biosynthesis protein gives MTQNDDKQPQSVGRELASGVFYTSVAKYAGVVVTILVTAVLSRLFTPEEFGVVNIATVIIAFFAIFSDLGIGPAVIQHRDLSRRDLSSIFSLTIWSAIVIALLFFAASGLIASFYDGSTELRDICRILSLNLLFATANIVPNSLVMKDKRFRFAAVRSLAVQVVGGAAGIIAAYAGAGIYALTINPVFSSVMLFAINYREYPVRLRMKPAREALSKVFSFSAYQFSFQLLNFFSRNLDKLLMGRYMSLSDLGYYDKSYRLMMMPLQNIAFVISPVMHPVFAQMQHDLNKLGEAYLKVIRLLAFIGLPLSAVLWFTAEELVLIIFGNQWMPSVAAFRILALSVGIQIVMSTSGSIFQAANATRMLFICGLFSATLNVAAISTGIFAFGTLEAVAWAICISFAVNFVQCYHALFCLTLRTGWGRFWRSLLQPLLLTAILSLALAGIAWLLPATTPHLPSLAAKCAAALVVWLGYLQLSGAYNLKELAARLRPGK, from the coding sequence ATGACGCAGAACGACGATAAACAGCCCCAATCCGTAGGACGCGAGTTAGCCTCGGGAGTCTTCTACACCTCGGTCGCCAAATATGCCGGCGTCGTGGTGACGATCCTCGTGACGGCGGTGCTCTCGCGTCTGTTCACCCCCGAGGAGTTCGGCGTGGTGAACATCGCCACGGTCATCATCGCCTTCTTCGCCATCTTCAGCGACCTCGGCATCGGCCCCGCAGTCATCCAGCACCGCGACCTCTCGCGCCGCGACCTGAGCAGCATCTTCTCGCTCACGATCTGGTCGGCGATCGTCATCGCCCTGCTCTTCTTCGCCGCCTCGGGGCTCATCGCCTCGTTCTACGACGGCTCGACGGAGCTGCGCGACATCTGCCGCATCCTCTCGCTGAACCTCCTTTTCGCCACGGCGAATATCGTTCCCAACTCGCTGGTGATGAAAGACAAGCGTTTCCGCTTCGCCGCCGTGCGTTCGCTCGCCGTGCAGGTCGTCGGAGGAGCCGCGGGCATCATCGCCGCCTATGCCGGGGCGGGCATCTATGCCCTGACGATCAACCCGGTCTTTTCGAGCGTGATGCTCTTTGCGATCAACTACCGCGAATATCCCGTCCGCCTGCGGATGAAACCCGCACGCGAAGCCCTCTCGAAAGTCTTCTCGTTCTCGGCTTACCAGTTCTCGTTCCAACTGCTGAACTTCTTCAGCCGCAACCTCGACAAACTGCTGATGGGGCGTTACATGAGCCTCTCGGATCTGGGCTATTACGACAAGTCGTACCGCCTGATGATGATGCCGCTGCAGAACATCGCCTTCGTCATCTCGCCGGTCATGCACCCCGTTTTCGCGCAGATGCAGCACGACCTGAACAAGCTGGGTGAAGCGTATCTGAAAGTAATTCGCCTGCTGGCCTTCATCGGACTGCCGCTGTCGGCCGTACTGTGGTTCACGGCCGAGGAGCTGGTGCTCATCATCTTCGGCAACCAGTGGATGCCGTCGGTGGCGGCGTTCCGCATCTTAGCCCTCTCGGTCGGCATCCAGATCGTGATGTCGACTTCGGGGTCGATTTTCCAAGCCGCCAACGCCACGCGGATGCTCTTCATCTGCGGACTCTTCTCGGCGACGCTCAACGTCGCGGCCATCTCGACGGGCATCTTCGCCTTCGGGACGCTCGAAGCCGTGGCATGGGCCATCTGCATCTCGTTCGCCGTCAACTTCGTGCAGTGCTACCACGCGCTGTTCTGTCTGACGCTGCGCACCGGATGGGGACGCTTCTGGCGAAGCCTTTTGCAACCGCTGCTGCTCACGGCGATCCTCTCGCTGGCGCTGGCCGGCATCGCATGGCTGCTCCCCGCAACGACGCCGCACCTGCCGTCGCTGGCGGCGAAATGTGCCGCCGCCCTCGTCGTCTGGCTGGGATACCTCCAGTTGAGCGGAGCGTACAACCTCAAAGAACTCGCCGCACGCCTGCGGCCCGGAAAATAG
- a CDS encoding endonuclease/exonuclease/phosphatase family protein, translating to MAFTVLLLAAAVLSWRSSFISPEAGNFWASIALLMPVILLLNLAALIWWLFRRQWGVALMPIAALALNLGYISAMVQLPDFDSKGPHDIRVATLNTYGFRRLGPTSVTGYGIASLMKREKVDVVCLQEFIDDRTFPPDSIARLFAPRMPWFVHQEGQAILSRFPIVGHRYVRFPDSGNDYLQADVKIGDDTVRIFSVHLQTSGISSLRHRFRKDYDQDAPVERVIGELERNSRIRAQQVREIRTVIDSTRYPVIVAGDFNDTPSSYTYRRLKGNMTDGFRAVGNGFGGTFRYLGGVLRIDYIFYDNRFAGVGYYMPQDDVSDHKAVIAELRFRR from the coding sequence GTGGCCTTTACTGTGTTGTTGTTGGCCGCGGCTGTGCTGAGTTGGCGTTCGTCGTTCATCTCGCCCGAGGCCGGGAATTTCTGGGCTTCGATCGCGCTGCTGATGCCCGTTATCCTGCTGCTGAACCTCGCGGCGCTCATCTGGTGGCTTTTCCGCCGCCAGTGGGGTGTGGCGCTGATGCCCATTGCCGCGCTGGCACTCAATCTGGGCTACATTTCGGCGATGGTCCAGTTGCCCGATTTCGACAGCAAAGGCCCCCATGACATCCGTGTGGCGACGCTCAACACCTATGGTTTCCGCCGCCTCGGCCCCACCTCGGTCACCGGCTACGGCATCGCGTCGCTGATGAAGCGCGAGAAGGTCGACGTGGTGTGCCTGCAGGAGTTCATCGATGACCGGACGTTTCCACCCGACAGCATCGCGCGGCTTTTCGCCCCGCGCATGCCTTGGTTCGTCCATCAGGAGGGGCAGGCTATTCTGAGCCGCTTCCCGATCGTCGGCCACCGCTATGTCCGTTTTCCCGACTCGGGCAACGACTACCTGCAGGCCGACGTGAAGATCGGCGACGACACGGTGCGCATCTTCTCGGTGCACTTGCAGACGTCGGGCATTTCGAGCCTCCGGCACCGTTTCCGCAAGGATTACGATCAGGATGCCCCGGTAGAACGGGTGATCGGCGAGCTGGAGCGCAACAGCCGCATCCGCGCGCAGCAGGTCCGCGAAATCCGCACGGTGATCGACTCTACACGCTATCCGGTCATTGTGGCCGGGGATTTCAACGATACCCCCTCGTCCTATACCTACCGCCGGTTGAAAGGCAACATGACCGACGGGTTCCGGGCTGTCGGCAACGGATTCGGCGGCACGTTCCGCTATCTGGGCGGCGTGCTGCGGATCGACTATATCTTCTATGACAACCGGTTTGCGGGCGTAGGTTACTACATGCCGCAGGATGATGTGAGCGACCATAAGGCCGTCATCGCCGAACTGCGGTTCAGGCGGTAG
- a CDS encoding glycosyltransferase family protein yields MKILIVYKSSGLSDNPFVRLLAEGIRACGFEVVCSADEFWHNAAAYDIVHFQWPEELFGWSYPSPGQVAELGERLRMLREQGIPIVYTRHNTLPHKGDDRVREAYRLIGEYADAVVHLGDYSLRQFRERYPDSQQIHVVIPHHIYEGVYGPGISRGEARQRLGIPADSFVVLAFGAFRHAFERKLTWRAFRRLHVPEKFLLAPRLWPYTLNGSYRRGLKRFATRMLYYGAHAAERLFRCRITSTEGLIPDAELPAYFTAADVVFIQRTDILNSGNVPQAFAFGRVVAGPAAGNIGGMLEATGNPVFDAADPASVDRALAEAARLAAAGHGDENRKYALEHLRLPQIAAAYGQLYTRLHDAERR; encoded by the coding sequence ATGAAAATACTGATCGTCTATAAATCTTCGGGGCTGAGCGACAACCCCTTTGTCCGGCTGCTCGCCGAGGGCATCCGCGCCTGCGGCTTCGAGGTCGTCTGCTCGGCCGACGAGTTCTGGCACAACGCCGCGGCATACGACATCGTTCATTTCCAATGGCCCGAGGAGCTGTTCGGCTGGAGCTACCCTTCGCCGGGGCAGGTTGCGGAACTGGGCGAACGGCTCCGCATGCTCCGTGAACAGGGAATCCCGATCGTCTACACCCGCCACAACACGCTGCCGCACAAGGGCGACGACCGGGTCCGCGAGGCCTACCGGCTGATCGGGGAGTATGCCGACGCGGTGGTTCACTTGGGCGATTACAGCCTCCGGCAGTTCCGGGAGAGATACCCCGATTCGCAGCAGATTCACGTCGTGATTCCGCACCACATTTACGAGGGCGTGTACGGACCCGGCATCTCCCGCGGGGAGGCCCGGCAAAGGCTCGGCATCCCGGCCGACAGCTTCGTCGTACTGGCTTTCGGGGCGTTCCGCCACGCCTTCGAGCGAAAACTGACGTGGAGGGCATTCCGTCGCCTGCACGTTCCCGAAAAATTCCTGCTGGCACCCCGTCTGTGGCCCTACACTCTCAACGGATCGTACCGACGGGGGCTGAAACGCTTCGCCACGCGGATGCTTTACTACGGGGCGCACGCCGCCGAAAGGCTGTTCCGCTGCCGCATCACCTCGACCGAGGGGCTGATCCCCGACGCCGAACTCCCGGCCTATTTCACGGCCGCCGACGTGGTCTTCATCCAGCGCACCGACATCCTCAACTCGGGCAACGTGCCGCAGGCCTTCGCCTTCGGCCGCGTGGTCGCAGGCCCCGCAGCGGGCAACATCGGCGGGATGCTCGAAGCCACCGGAAACCCCGTTTTCGACGCCGCGGACCCCGCATCGGTGGACCGCGCGCTGGCCGAAGCGGCCCGGCTGGCCGCCGCAGGGCACGGCGACGAAAATCGTAAATACGCCCTCGAACACCTCCGCCTGCCGCAGATCGCCGCGGCATACGGACAACTTTACACCCGATTGCATGACGCAGAACGACGATAA
- a CDS encoding acyltransferase, producing MIATIKQNPRLRRLVLWLLTPSKRPRPRWWLRLLRPLLHPAGKGSKICSHARADIFPWHRFILERDAQIEDYAVVNNGAGDVRIGEGSRVGVGSVVVGPVDIGRYVFLGQHVSVQGLIHGYEDVTQDPNLQPLMLRPVKVGDYTHLGTNSTIMAGVTIGERCQIGAGSVVTKDIPPYSVAVGNPARVVKRYDFEKKEWVRV from the coding sequence ATGATCGCGACTATCAAACAAAATCCCCGCCTGCGCCGTCTGGTGCTGTGGCTGCTCACCCCGTCCAAACGGCCCCGGCCACGGTGGTGGCTGAGGCTGCTGCGCCCGTTGCTGCACCCTGCGGGAAAAGGATCGAAAATATGTTCCCATGCCCGGGCGGACATCTTCCCCTGGCACCGCTTCATACTGGAGCGGGACGCTCAGATCGAGGATTACGCCGTGGTCAACAACGGCGCCGGCGACGTCCGCATCGGCGAGGGCTCGCGCGTGGGCGTGGGTTCGGTGGTGGTCGGGCCGGTCGATATCGGCCGTTACGTCTTCCTGGGACAGCACGTCTCCGTGCAGGGGCTCATCCACGGTTACGAGGACGTGACGCAGGACCCCAACCTCCAGCCGCTGATGCTGCGGCCCGTGAAAGTCGGCGACTACACCCATCTGGGGACCAACTCCACGATCATGGCCGGCGTCACCATCGGCGAGCGCTGCCAGATCGGCGCAGGGTCGGTCGTCACCAAGGACATACCGCCCTACAGCGTGGCCGTGGGCAACCCGGCGCGGGTCGTAAAACGTTACGATTTCGAAAAAAAGGAGTGGGTCCGGGTCTGA